From a single Aspergillus puulaauensis MK2 DNA, chromosome 2, nearly complete sequence genomic region:
- the ATP2 gene encoding F1F0 ATP synthase subunit beta (BUSCO:EOG09261T74;~COG:C;~EggNog:ENOG410PIAZ;~InterPro:IPR027417,IPR024034,IPR003593,IPR005722, IPR036121,IPR004100,IPR020003,IPR000194;~PFAM:PF00006,PF02874;~go_component: GO:0045261 - proton-transporting ATP synthase complex, catalytic core F(1) [Evidence IEA];~go_function: GO:0005524 - ATP binding [Evidence IEA];~go_function: GO:0046933 - proton-transporting ATP synthase activity, rotational mechanism [Evidence IEA];~go_process: GO:0015986 - ATP synthesis coupled proton transport [Evidence IEA];~go_process: GO:0046034 - ATP metabolic process [Evidence IEA];~go_process: GO:1902600 - proton transmembrane transport [Evidence IEA]), which translates to MFKSGLARTFGRAAFARPASVARRSLQPSKLNGFPSLARFASTETAAGGKIHQVIGAVVDVKFEGEKLPAILNAIETENNGQKLVLEVSQHLGENVVRTIAMDGTEGLTRGSAARDTGAPITIPVGPGTLGRIVNVTGEPIDERGPVKAAKYAPIHAEAPEFIEQSTTAEVLVTGIKVVDLLAPYARGGKIGLFGGAGVGKTVFIQELINNIAKAHGGYSVFTGVGERTREGNDLYHEMQETGVIQLDGESKVSLVFGQMNEPPGARARVALTGLTIAEYFRDEEGQDVLLFIDNIFRFTQAGSEVSALLGRIPSAVGYQPTLAVDMGGMQERITTTTKGSITSVQAVYVPADDLTDPAPATTFAHLDATTVLSRGISELGIYPAVDPLDSKSRMLDPRIVGEEHYNTATRVQQMLQEYKSLQDIIAILGMDELSEADKLTVERARKLERFLSQPFTVAQVFTGIEGKLVDMKDTINSFKAIMAGEGDDLPEAAFYMVGDLASARAKGEKILAELSNNA; encoded by the exons atgTTCAAGAG CGGTCTGGCCCGGACCTTCGGGAGGGCTGCTTTTGCTCGACCTGCCTCCGTCGCACGCCGTTCCCTCCAGCCCTCCAAGCTCAATGGCTTTCCTTCCCTCGCTAGGTTCGCCAGCACCGAGACTGCTGCCGGTGGAAAGATTCACCAGGTCATTGGTGCCGTCGTCGACG TGAAGTTCGAGGGTGAGAAGCTTCCCGCCATTCTCAACGCCATTGAGACCGAGAACAACGGCCAGAAGCTTGTTCTCGAGGTTTCT CAACACTTGGGTGAGAATGTCGTCCGTACCATTGCTATGGATG GTACTGAGGGTCTTACCCGTGGTTCTGCCGCCCGTGACACCGGCGCTCCCATCACAATCCCCGTCGGTCCTGGTACCCTTGGCCGTATCGTCAACGTCACTGGTGAGCCCATTGACGAGCGTGGTCCCGTCAAGGCCGCCAAGTACGCTCCCATTCACGCTGAGGCTCCCGAGTTCATTGAGCAGTCTACCACTGCTGAGGTTCTCGTCACTGGTATCAAGGTCGTTGATCTTCTTGCCCCCTACGCCCGTGGTGGTAAGATTGGTCTCTTCGGTGGTGCCGGTGTCGGAAAGACTGTGTTCATTCAGGAGCTGATT aacaacatcgccaaggCTCACGGTGGTTACTCCGTCTTCACTGGTGTCGGTGAGCGTACTCGTGAGGGTAACGATCTGTACCACGAAATGCAGGAGACTGGTGTTATCCAGCTCGATGGTGAATCCAAGGTGTCTCTTGTGTTCGGTCAGATGAACGAGCCCCCAGGTGCCCGTGCCCGTGTCGCCCTTACTGGTCTGACCATCGCCGAATACTTCCGTGACGAGGAGGGTCAGGACGTGCTGCTCTTCATTGACAACATTTTCCGTTTCACTCAGGCCGGTTCCGAGGTGTCTGCCCTTCTTGGTCGTATCCCCTCTGCCGTCGGTTACCAGCCCACTCTGGCCGTCGACATGGGTGGTATGCAGGAGCGTattaccaccaccaccaagggTTCCATTACCTCCGTCCAGGCCGTCTACGTGCCCGCTGACGATCTGACTGACCCTGCCCCCGCCACCACCTTCGCTCACTTGGACGCCACCACTGTCTTGTCCCGTGGTATCTCTGAGTTGGGTATCTACCCTGCTGTCGACCCTCTTGACTCTAAGTCTCGTATGCTCGACCCCCGTATTGTCGGTGAAGAGCACTACAACACTGCCACCCGCGTTCAGCAGATGCTCCAGGAGTACAAGTCTCTCCAGGATATCATTGCCATTCTTGGTATGGACGAACTGTCTGAGGCTGACAAGCTTACTGTCGAGCGTGCTCGTAAGCTTGAGCGTTTCCTCAGCCAGCCTTTCACCGTCGCCCAGGTCTTCACTGGTATCGAGGGTAAGCTCGTTGACATGAAGGACACCATCAACAGCTTCAAGGCTATCATGGCCGGTGAGGGTGATGACCTCCCTGAGG CCGCCTTCTACATGGTTGGTGACTTGGCCTCCGCTCGTGCCAAGGGTGAGAAGATCTTGGCTGAACTCTCCAACAATGCCTAA